The Neodiprion pinetum isolate iyNeoPine1 chromosome 5, iyNeoPine1.2, whole genome shotgun sequence genome segment aaatcgtaattttcttgaacTTACCGCATTAATATGCTAATCAGCGATTCCTGGTCCATAGAGTTGCCCTTGAgactcttcaaaaaactggttcaAAACTTCAAAACATTGGTTCAGACTCTTCTAAAAACTGgttgaaaacttcaaaaaaccgCTCGTATACCTGCTCGACGCTTGCTCACtatttcttctgtaactccgaaaatatttcgaatttgtgtctgaaatttcagGGACACATTCTTGGATAGTTTGGGaaaacatttatgcaaaaaaaaaaatcgatttttgaagCTTCTAAAGCAGGCTCCCCCCTTAAGCTTTCTTTTCGGGTTTCGTATCCTTTACAGTGTTGCCAACTCGGATTGTCGTAATCCCGCTAGGGTCCTTGTCAAATCCCACCAAAAACCGTTAGACTCGTCTGCACTATTTCCCACGAAAAATCAGTAAACTAGCTACGTGTtccgcagaaaaaaaaaccaaacttTAAAAACCGAATCCGAAAAACTAATCAAAAGCACTGAAATATCGCTATTTCAGTGATCAAAAGGCGTACATAAAACGCAACAATAACGAAAACAAGCATGCTAGCAAaaccaattttattttttagtattttatGATCAGAAATGTTGTATCTAATGTTAACCTGGAAAACTTGAATGTGAAATtcacaaatcattttttatgcaTTCGAGTTTTTATGTGCCTGATTACGGTTTGTTCATTTGGGGATTTGTCCGGATGTTGGGTTTATATCTGACTGTACTTTTAGTTTAATTGGTTTCATATTCGACTATGGGTTTAGTGTATTTGCATTCGTGATTGTTCCATTTTGTTCATTTGAATTTCGGGAGGAAACagaattgtgtaaaaattaattcgttataaaaaaaaaccaatccataaaatttttcgttaaaaatatgaaagtgGCAAAATCCACTAAATTTCCCactaaaaaagcaaaattgcTCTAGAAATCGCCAAACTTTCCGCCAACTGCAAACAGGTAAATATTCTCACCTCAGAGTAATTCTCACCAAGAATCTTTCAAAACAACCAGATTTAACGGGAAAACTACCAAGTTGGCAACACTGAACCATTACGTCGGATTTTTGCTTTATTTCACCTTAGCATAATAATTGCATTAAGATAGAAATAATACATGTCTTTTGGTAATCATTTTTCAGGTCTACCAAGCAGATTCAGATCATTATGTTAAAAGAGACAAATATTGGGGCAGAGAACTCAATGAAGAAGGTTTCAAAGCAGCTCTATACCGCTTCTTCCACAATGGTTTTGGTTTACGAACATTGGCCATTCAAAGAGTGATAGCACGTCTGGAACTTTTACGTCGCGCAATCGAAAGACAAAGCAGCTACAGATTTTATTCCTggtaagtattttttttcgattatcgATTCATTTGTTGTAGTTGaatcattatttcatttttccgaTCGATGAGAAACTAACACCTTTGTGCGATATTTGATGAATTTCAGCTCACTTCTTGTCGTCTACGAGGGGTATCAAATAGATGGCTTTTCAGTGTTAAGACACACCCCGACACTTCGAGTTGAAGAAGAATCGACAGACTTAAATTTCATGGAAAATATTGCTCATGGTTCTGAAACATGTTATGACGCAGACACAAGTAACAATTCAAACGATTACAATCTTAGCAGTCATGAAGAAGTTAGCCAAGCCACACTCCACAGGGGTTTTGGAGAGGCAGCTGCACGAGGGGCCAAAAATGCTAGTGGCTTTTATCCAATTAATGAGGAAACTGTGTTCATGGATTCACCAACAAACATGGTCAGCACTGTTGTTCAGAGCTCGCAATTTGACAATTGGATGATGTACAGCAGCAGTAGTGGGGATGAATTTTGTTGCGGGCAACACACAGCTGATAGTTCTGAAGACACTAGTTCGGATCTAGAAATGGAAAGTACAGGATGTGTTTTAAAGCGTAACAGACCCAGGCAACATTTGCGATTATACGAAAACACTAAGCATGTCGAAACAGAAGATGAATGTTCGAGTATTTCTAAAAGATTACGTGTTAAAACTGACGAGGAAAAACAGTCAGAAAGTGAAGATTCCCTCGTCGACGTAAGAATGATCGACTTTGCCAATATGTCGTTTAACCACTCTGGAAGTTCTGTGGGGagttcaaattcaaattctacGATTCATCAGGGTCCAGATTGTGGCTTTTTGACTGGCCTAGATAGCCTGAAACGGCTATTATTAGAGATACTAACTGAAGGTTAAAATTTGTGTAATGTTAGATAAGCAGACAATTTAAATAGCGAAACAACATTTTAACCCAAAATGACAAATAACTAGACACTTACgtggtgaaaatgatttatgCATTATACAACTCGAACacgttatttatatatatatatatatgtatgcttTTAAATCAAATAACAGAAGTGAATGGCGTTATATGGAGAGACAGCGATAAGAGAAATAAACTCGGAGCGGAATGTACAAATCTCGAGTTCATCTCAAATTTCTCGTTAATAACAAGTGTATAGAATTCAAGGGGTGGGCGCTCGGTAACCAAAACGGTCAATATAACAAACattaaatatgtacataaattcaTTACAATATATTTCTAAGTCTCGATCAAATACCCGGTGAAACTTGAGACATTCGTTAGGAACAGTGTTATGAACACTGATGATCATCGTATTGatcataaaacaaaaatatatagtaTTTTACCCCTGTATGAGCATACTGTCCAATTTAATGGAGTGCTTTGTTCCCAAGGGATACAGTGGTTactaaagtaataaaatatgatttttaattatataacattaatattagaAGAATATAAGTTATAATCgtgtaaataatgtaaaaataatattgcatTGAAAGAAGTACATAGTATATATGTTACACCTTGTATTTTAGTTGCACCCCAAAAGTATCCACCATCTCGGTCAATGTATTACAATTAATAAAGCTCCATCTAATTTTctagaattttctaaattcttATACCTTTCTAGGGAGCGCGGCCGAAAAGGGGTGAGTGTTTCTCTACaaagagaaatcgatttctCATTAGAGAAGGCAATGATTCCGTATCATATAACAAGTATTATCAATACGCGTATTTAAATGTGTGCGAACTTATCCTTACTTACCGATTCGTGCAGGAGTTTCATACTGACGGATGATAACTTATTGAACTGATAGCCGCATAATTACATATAACACAGTTGCTCTATCAACCAACTCTTCACATATGAGTGGTAATCATATATAGCGAAGCTTATGTGTTTGCTCTTTAAGATAGCAAGAAGAGCAGCTACAACTGGTTATGTAGATAAAGTGTCATTCCcgtcaataataaatattgcaaaatcaTAATGCGCGTAAAATGATAAGACGTATGTTTTCAACATTGGTTGCAGATATTTCGATTTGTAGCTCAGATCTAATCAAGACTCGGTCAATTAATGAGTTATGACTTGAATTAATacccaattttcaaaattatcattaaCAAATGCATCTTCACAGTGAAATATGAACTCAAGATTGTATAGTTTAATCTATAATATGAATC includes the following:
- the Ip6k gene encoding inositol hexakisphosphate kinase 1 isoform X1, giving the protein MVYLAGTWGMGETEPQCHSTTTSPVTASFLQDHDEEVALHPLNNQVGGHTRLLLLNQNTICKPLNYRELEFYQNIPQDIQMFVPKFKGVMQASSSSEVSLDKRYSPSFRDQAETTNTRQGKGSTKRKRDDVLRMKIHRNNCTVDVLKPETHLESTPNTQHFLMLENITSRYTHPCILDLKMGTRQYSDDASAEKRSKQIAKCAASTSASLGVRLCGMQVYQADSDHYVKRDKYWGRELNEEGFKAALYRFFHNGFGLRTLAIQRVIARLELLRRAIERQSSYRFYSCSLLVVYEGYQIDGFSVLRHTPTLRVEEESTDLNFMENIAHGSETCYDADTSNNSNDYNLSSHEEVSQATLHRGFGEAAARGAKNASGFYPINEETVFMDSPTNMVSTVVQSSQFDNWMMYSSSSGDEFCCGQHTADSSEDTSSDLEMESTGCVLKRNRPRQHLRLYENTKHVETEDECSSISKRLRVKTDEEKQSESEDSLVDVRMIDFANMSFNHSGSSVGSSNSNSTIHQGPDCGFLTGLDSLKRLLLEILTEG
- the Ip6k gene encoding uncharacterized protein Ip6k isoform X3, whose amino-acid sequence is MQASSSSEVSLDKRYSPSFRDQAETTNTRQGKGSTKRKRDDVLRMKIHRNNCTVDVLKPETHLESTPNTQHFLMLENITSRYTHPCILDLKMGTRQYSDDASAEKRSKQIAKCAASTSASLGVRLCGMQVYQADSDHYVKRDKYWGRELNEEGFKAALYRFFHNGFGLRTLAIQRVIARLELLRRAIERQSSYRFYSCSLLVVYEGYQIDGFSVLRHTPTLRVEEESTDLNFMENIAHGSETCYDADTSNNSNDYNLSSHEEVSQATLHRGFGEAAARGAKNASGFYPINEETVFMDSPTNMVSTVVQSSQFDNWMMYSSSSGDEFCCGQHTADSSEDTSSDLEMESTGCVLKRNRPRQHLRLYENTKHVETEDECSSISKRLRVKTDEEKQSESEDSLVDVRMIDFANMSFNHSGSSVGSSNSNSTIHQGPDCGFLTGLDSLKRLLLEILTEG
- the Ip6k gene encoding inositol hexakisphosphate kinase 1 isoform X2, translating into MLNTSLSDTSYVFVLSYLLVGGHTRLLLLNQNTICKPLNYRELEFYQNIPQDIQMFVPKFKGVMQASSSSEVSLDKRYSPSFRDQAETTNTRQGKGSTKRKRDDVLRMKIHRNNCTVDVLKPETHLESTPNTQHFLMLENITSRYTHPCILDLKMGTRQYSDDASAEKRSKQIAKCAASTSASLGVRLCGMQVYQADSDHYVKRDKYWGRELNEEGFKAALYRFFHNGFGLRTLAIQRVIARLELLRRAIERQSSYRFYSCSLLVVYEGYQIDGFSVLRHTPTLRVEEESTDLNFMENIAHGSETCYDADTSNNSNDYNLSSHEEVSQATLHRGFGEAAARGAKNASGFYPINEETVFMDSPTNMVSTVVQSSQFDNWMMYSSSSGDEFCCGQHTADSSEDTSSDLEMESTGCVLKRNRPRQHLRLYENTKHVETEDECSSISKRLRVKTDEEKQSESEDSLVDVRMIDFANMSFNHSGSSVGSSNSNSTIHQGPDCGFLTGLDSLKRLLLEILTEG